In a genomic window of Gossypium arboreum isolate Shixiya-1 chromosome 7, ASM2569848v2, whole genome shotgun sequence:
- the LOC108459277 gene encoding protein EMBRYONIC FLOWER 1-like isoform X1, translated as METTTVVKETHHSCSSNLVAKSMESPIKIDSISIDLINANDDIDTRKCEHFSIRGYASEMRRKDWKKSWPFALDGGQNIFKEQNCKLPPLLVPKFRWWCCQNCLRDVGAEGSINEERNVTNDSSKLKSFGSCPLVSSLGDSVVSSSGLLQAGKSNVDTRKCDAIACLNVNSSHPFVSGKSDKRVENTDVQVIGQTDILENNINKEIPKYAGIEVIASLMKQALRLDEKVASLQHHNPNLEDNEVAGVKLPESNVEHAVKDATEISQTGKSACDQQMELVKGCGSHGIASTVHRVPDAFKIHTDGHSSLELDDCDYASSDSDEVLPGTASGSVHRRKNRKVRLLTELLGKNKDEKTNLTSTEDSPSSTNPDASVHIDSVSASQGQVTFHGNVTSSLARRRKRKMPQDEEWMSGELMSSPNNDHKNLRTFNRDAETVDGITSSDSEGTINRSSLQTPAKSNLVNFKVDRSPILVKKKDKKTQSIDQCPSLRLSHENLQKERQKKPGDATKSDATDIALYKSNDVSAGSGFNPLTVSAAKAEKKSNLLKKKSKMHLDHDRQASPVLWNNGILREGLTSREDVEIRQIGNVAVPLEVTQDASPEKGVQFSLSNCFPAKRYDEKCGTPIRDGLQSLSSCQGCVLSEYDTRRKDLNMNHVGESTFPTKSQVDAYLWKGMHVDLNSNQITYGIPFLNEKQKHRSPDEVGSCSTMLQMDFSGTSNNGRTVEFPDHATVAREHYDQRVEMVSEQGAADDIMEIAELMAKNQYERCLPDTEIDKQLAETNNTKIHQRVDLNKVYENEEMILFQETPDKLEAQAKNGRIGKFVRGDNVGSSKQKPVDYFSPIDRNQYKMSQLEQSYPPAGFRPFPLCGEKPLNGVQFSATNSIRQNSAQNCQQVRNMTGQRSSHANVQALGVCNACQSTPQQNKEVAHPWSSMIPSSMSYVHSIPQKCADQVARLDVLSHCPSSLPKGNMSRNDDWNFLNLASNYEKHCRKFDSETLRRTHTDYSFSCKHNGTGPLDLYSNETIPAMHLLSLMDAGLQSGASVDVDGNQRFVKKTSFVPGHRPKEFSSMPSGGYRTNSMKHLSFDCYSKNHLPESFCECMSATPAVSPSTSFQHGKSFKKAPDFVGQISLKSREKEKNKCSDSQRQSKNHRSQKTSSSNSGLNTTCGSIPVHSLPKLALGTTDFPMFPMTFHPKESATKQKHKAHSMSGTLFHPKSGSETGICRINRNPADFTVPEAGNKYMIGGEDLKFGREKAPSSGLVKLVGHKRERKHAVRKEHSRNRAS; from the exons ATGGAGACAACTACTGTGGTCAAGGAAACTCATCACAGTTGCAGTTCTAATCTTGTcgccaagtccatggaatcacccATAAAGATTGACTCAATATCCATAGATCTTATCAATGCTAATGATGACATTGATACTAGGAAGTGTGAACATTTTTCTATTCG TGGATATGCATCTGAGATGCGCAGGAAAGACTGGAAGAAAAGTTGGCCATTTGCATTAGATGGTGGCCAGAATATATTTAAAGAACAGAACTGTAAGCTTCCTCCTTTACTTGTTCCAAAGTTCAGATGGTGGTGTTGCCAGAACTGTCTGCGGGACGTTGGGGCTGAAGGCAGTATAAATGAAGAAAGAAACGTTACTAATGATAGTAGCAAATTGAAATCCTTTGGCTCTTGTCCCCTTGTGTCATCCCTTGGGGATTCTGTGGTGTCTTCATCAGGTTTGCTGCAGGCTGGAAAGAGTAATGTTGACACAAGAAAATGTGATGCTATTGCTTGTTTGAATGTTAATAGCAGTCATCCTTTCGTTAGTGGTAAAAGTGACAAGAGAGTGGAAAACACAGATGTACAGGTCATAG GGCAAACAGATATCTTAGAAAATAACATTAATAAGGAGATTCCGAAATATGCTGGGATAGAAGTTATTGCTAGCCTTATGAAGCAAGCACTTCGTTTAGATGAAAAAG TGGCTTCTCTGCAACATCATAATCCCAATTTAGAAGATAATGAAGTTGCTGGTGTCAAGCTTCCTGAATCAAATGTGGAGCATGCAGTTAAGGATGCCACTGAAATAAGTCAGACAGGAAAATCTGCCTGTGATCAACAGATGGAGTTGGTAAAAGGTTGTGGATCCCATGGGATAGCAAGTACAGTTCATAGGGTTCCTGATGCTTTCAAGATTCATACAGATGGACATTCTTCTTTGGAATTAGATGATTGTGATTATGCATCATCTGATAGTGATGAGGTATTGCCTGGAACTGCATCTGGCAGCGTGCATCGAAGAAAAAACCGTAAGGTGCGTCTGCTGACCGAATTGTTGGGTAAAAACAAAGATGAAAAAACTAATCTCACGAGTACAGAGGATTCTCCTTCTAGTACCAATCCTGATGCGTCTGTACACATAGATTCAGTATCTGCTTCCCAAGGTCAGGTTACTTTCCATGGAAATGTTACGAGTAGTTTGGCTCgtagaaggaaaagaaagatgcCACAGGATGAAGAATGGATGTCTGGGGAATTGATGAGCTCTCCAAATAATGACCATAAAAACCTTAGGACCTTCAACAGAGATGCAGAAACTGTTGATGGAATCACAAGTTCTGATTCAGAAGGTACAATTAACAGAAGCAGCTTACAGACTCCAGCAAAGAGCAATTTGGTTAACTTTAAAGTTGATAGAAGTCCTATTCtagtaaagaagaaagacaaaAAGACCCAGAGTATTGATCAATGTCCATCCTTGCGTCTGTCTCATGAAAATCTGCAGAAGGAAAGACAGAAAAAGCCTGGAGATGCCACTAAGAGTGATGCCACTGATATTGCTTTGTACAAATCAAATGATGTATCTGCAGGCAGTGGGTTCAATCCCTTAACTGTATCTGCCGCAAAGGCGGAAAAAAAGTCTaatttgttgaagaaaaagaGCAAGATGCATCTAGATCATGATCGGCAAGCTTCTCCAGTTCTTTGGAACAATGGCATTCTCAGAGAAGGTCTGACTTCAAGGGAAGATGTAGAAATAAGACAAATTGGGAATGTAGCTGTTCCTCTTGAAGTAACCCAGGATGCATCACCTGAAAAAGGAGTGCAATTTTCCCTTAGTAATTGCTTTCCTGCTAAAAGATATGATGAAAAATGTGGCACTCCAATAAGGGATGGGCTACAATCTTTATCATCTTGCCAAGGGTGTGTTCTCAGTGAATATGATACTAGGAGGAAAGATTTAAACATGAACCATGTTGGAGAGTCTACTTTTCCAACTAAATCTCAAGTTGATGCCTACCTTTGGAAGGGAATGCATGTTGATCTCAACAGTAATCAAATCACATACGGAATACCGTTCCTAAATGAGAAGCAGAAGCATAGATCTCCTGATGAAGTTGGGAGTTGTTCCACAATGCTGCAAATG GATTTCAGTGGTACAAGCAACAATGGGAGAACTGTGGAGTTTCCAGACCATGCAACAGTTGCTAGGGAGCACTATGATCAACGTGTTGAAATGGTTTCTGAGCAAGGAGCTGCAGATGACATAATGGAAATTGCTGAACTGATGGCAAAGAATCAGTATGAACGGTGTCTTCCTGATACTGAAATTGATAAACAGCTGGCAGAAACCAATAACACCAAAATTCATCAGAGGGTGGATCTTAATAAAGTATATGAAAATGAAGAGATGATCCTGTTTCAAGAGACCCCAGATAAACTGGAAGCTCAAGCTAAAAATGGAAGAATTGGCAAGTTTGTAAGAGGCGATAATGTGGGATCCAGCAAGCAAAAGCCAGTGGATTATTTCTCTCCTATAGACCGAAACCAGTACAAGATGAGCCAGTTGGAACAAAGTTACCCCCCTGCAGGCTTTAGACCTTTTCCTCTATGTGGAGAGAAGCCATTGAATGGAGTCCAATTTTCTGCCACCAATTCCATCAGGCAAAACAGTGCTCAAAATTGCCAGCAGGTAAGGAACATGACTGGGCAAAGGTCCTCTCATGCTAATGTGCAGGCATTGGGAGTTTGTAACGCATGCCAGAGTACTCCACAGCAGAATAAAGAAGTAGCTCACCCATGGTCATCCATGATACCGAGTAGCATGTCCTATGTGCACAGCATCCCTCAAAAGTGTGCAGATCAGGTTGCAAGGTTAGATGTGCTTTCACATTGCCCCAGCAGTCTACCTAAGGGAAATATGAGCCGAAATGATGACTGGAACTTCTTGAATCTGGCTTCAAACTATGAGAAGCATTGTAGGAAGTTTGATTCTGAAACGCTTAGAAGGACACATACAGATTACTCATTTTCTTGCAAGCATAATGGGACAGGGCCGTTAGATCTGTATTCGAATGAAACAATACCAGCCATGCATTTACTCAGTCTTATGGATGCAGGGTTACAGTCAGGGGCATCAGTTGATGTTGATGGAAACCAAAGATTTGTTAAGAAAACTTCTTTTGTTCCTGGTCATCGTCCTAAGGAGTTTTCAAGCATGCCATCAGGGGGATATAGAACCAATTCAATGAAACATCTATCATTTGATTGCTACAGTAAAAACCACCTACCTGAGAGTTTCTGTGAGTGTATGTCAGCCACTCCAGCAGTCAGTCCTTCTACTTCATTCCAGCATGGTAAAAGTTTCAAGAAAGCACCTGATTTTGTGGGTCAAATTTCACTGAAGTCTcgagaaaaagagaaaaacaaaTGCTCAGACTCGCAGAGGCAGAGTAAAAACCACAGATCACAAAAAACTTCATCTTCAAATAGTGGCTTAAACACAACTTGTGGATCTATTCCTGTTCATAGTCTGCCAAAATTGGCGCTTGGAACTACAGATTTTCCGATGTTCCCCATGACATTTCATCCAAAGGAGAGTGCAACAAAACAGAAGCATAAAGCTCATTCTATGAGCGGCACTCTCTTCCATCCAAAAAGTGGTTCAGAGACTGGTATCTGCCGCATTAATAGAAACCCTGCTGATTTTACTGTGCCTGAAGCTGGAAATAAGTACATGATTGGTGGTGAAGACCTTAAATTTGGAAGGGAAAAAGCTCCGTCATCTGGATTGGTAAAATTGGTTGGGCACAAGCGTGAGAGGAAGCATGCAGTTAGGAAAGAGCATTCACGAAATCGAGCTTCGTGA
- the LOC108459277 gene encoding protein EMBRYONIC FLOWER 1-like isoform X2, with the protein MRRKDWKKSWPFALDGGQNIFKEQNCKLPPLLVPKFRWWCCQNCLRDVGAEGSINEERNVTNDSSKLKSFGSCPLVSSLGDSVVSSSGLLQAGKSNVDTRKCDAIACLNVNSSHPFVSGKSDKRVENTDVQVIGQTDILENNINKEIPKYAGIEVIASLMKQALRLDEKVASLQHHNPNLEDNEVAGVKLPESNVEHAVKDATEISQTGKSACDQQMELVKGCGSHGIASTVHRVPDAFKIHTDGHSSLELDDCDYASSDSDEVLPGTASGSVHRRKNRKVRLLTELLGKNKDEKTNLTSTEDSPSSTNPDASVHIDSVSASQGQVTFHGNVTSSLARRRKRKMPQDEEWMSGELMSSPNNDHKNLRTFNRDAETVDGITSSDSEGTINRSSLQTPAKSNLVNFKVDRSPILVKKKDKKTQSIDQCPSLRLSHENLQKERQKKPGDATKSDATDIALYKSNDVSAGSGFNPLTVSAAKAEKKSNLLKKKSKMHLDHDRQASPVLWNNGILREGLTSREDVEIRQIGNVAVPLEVTQDASPEKGVQFSLSNCFPAKRYDEKCGTPIRDGLQSLSSCQGCVLSEYDTRRKDLNMNHVGESTFPTKSQVDAYLWKGMHVDLNSNQITYGIPFLNEKQKHRSPDEVGSCSTMLQMDFSGTSNNGRTVEFPDHATVAREHYDQRVEMVSEQGAADDIMEIAELMAKNQYERCLPDTEIDKQLAETNNTKIHQRVDLNKVYENEEMILFQETPDKLEAQAKNGRIGKFVRGDNVGSSKQKPVDYFSPIDRNQYKMSQLEQSYPPAGFRPFPLCGEKPLNGVQFSATNSIRQNSAQNCQQVRNMTGQRSSHANVQALGVCNACQSTPQQNKEVAHPWSSMIPSSMSYVHSIPQKCADQVARLDVLSHCPSSLPKGNMSRNDDWNFLNLASNYEKHCRKFDSETLRRTHTDYSFSCKHNGTGPLDLYSNETIPAMHLLSLMDAGLQSGASVDVDGNQRFVKKTSFVPGHRPKEFSSMPSGGYRTNSMKHLSFDCYSKNHLPESFCECMSATPAVSPSTSFQHGKSFKKAPDFVGQISLKSREKEKNKCSDSQRQSKNHRSQKTSSSNSGLNTTCGSIPVHSLPKLALGTTDFPMFPMTFHPKESATKQKHKAHSMSGTLFHPKSGSETGICRINRNPADFTVPEAGNKYMIGGEDLKFGREKAPSSGLVKLVGHKRERKHAVRKEHSRNRAS; encoded by the exons ATGCGCAGGAAAGACTGGAAGAAAAGTTGGCCATTTGCATTAGATGGTGGCCAGAATATATTTAAAGAACAGAACTGTAAGCTTCCTCCTTTACTTGTTCCAAAGTTCAGATGGTGGTGTTGCCAGAACTGTCTGCGGGACGTTGGGGCTGAAGGCAGTATAAATGAAGAAAGAAACGTTACTAATGATAGTAGCAAATTGAAATCCTTTGGCTCTTGTCCCCTTGTGTCATCCCTTGGGGATTCTGTGGTGTCTTCATCAGGTTTGCTGCAGGCTGGAAAGAGTAATGTTGACACAAGAAAATGTGATGCTATTGCTTGTTTGAATGTTAATAGCAGTCATCCTTTCGTTAGTGGTAAAAGTGACAAGAGAGTGGAAAACACAGATGTACAGGTCATAG GGCAAACAGATATCTTAGAAAATAACATTAATAAGGAGATTCCGAAATATGCTGGGATAGAAGTTATTGCTAGCCTTATGAAGCAAGCACTTCGTTTAGATGAAAAAG TGGCTTCTCTGCAACATCATAATCCCAATTTAGAAGATAATGAAGTTGCTGGTGTCAAGCTTCCTGAATCAAATGTGGAGCATGCAGTTAAGGATGCCACTGAAATAAGTCAGACAGGAAAATCTGCCTGTGATCAACAGATGGAGTTGGTAAAAGGTTGTGGATCCCATGGGATAGCAAGTACAGTTCATAGGGTTCCTGATGCTTTCAAGATTCATACAGATGGACATTCTTCTTTGGAATTAGATGATTGTGATTATGCATCATCTGATAGTGATGAGGTATTGCCTGGAACTGCATCTGGCAGCGTGCATCGAAGAAAAAACCGTAAGGTGCGTCTGCTGACCGAATTGTTGGGTAAAAACAAAGATGAAAAAACTAATCTCACGAGTACAGAGGATTCTCCTTCTAGTACCAATCCTGATGCGTCTGTACACATAGATTCAGTATCTGCTTCCCAAGGTCAGGTTACTTTCCATGGAAATGTTACGAGTAGTTTGGCTCgtagaaggaaaagaaagatgcCACAGGATGAAGAATGGATGTCTGGGGAATTGATGAGCTCTCCAAATAATGACCATAAAAACCTTAGGACCTTCAACAGAGATGCAGAAACTGTTGATGGAATCACAAGTTCTGATTCAGAAGGTACAATTAACAGAAGCAGCTTACAGACTCCAGCAAAGAGCAATTTGGTTAACTTTAAAGTTGATAGAAGTCCTATTCtagtaaagaagaaagacaaaAAGACCCAGAGTATTGATCAATGTCCATCCTTGCGTCTGTCTCATGAAAATCTGCAGAAGGAAAGACAGAAAAAGCCTGGAGATGCCACTAAGAGTGATGCCACTGATATTGCTTTGTACAAATCAAATGATGTATCTGCAGGCAGTGGGTTCAATCCCTTAACTGTATCTGCCGCAAAGGCGGAAAAAAAGTCTaatttgttgaagaaaaagaGCAAGATGCATCTAGATCATGATCGGCAAGCTTCTCCAGTTCTTTGGAACAATGGCATTCTCAGAGAAGGTCTGACTTCAAGGGAAGATGTAGAAATAAGACAAATTGGGAATGTAGCTGTTCCTCTTGAAGTAACCCAGGATGCATCACCTGAAAAAGGAGTGCAATTTTCCCTTAGTAATTGCTTTCCTGCTAAAAGATATGATGAAAAATGTGGCACTCCAATAAGGGATGGGCTACAATCTTTATCATCTTGCCAAGGGTGTGTTCTCAGTGAATATGATACTAGGAGGAAAGATTTAAACATGAACCATGTTGGAGAGTCTACTTTTCCAACTAAATCTCAAGTTGATGCCTACCTTTGGAAGGGAATGCATGTTGATCTCAACAGTAATCAAATCACATACGGAATACCGTTCCTAAATGAGAAGCAGAAGCATAGATCTCCTGATGAAGTTGGGAGTTGTTCCACAATGCTGCAAATG GATTTCAGTGGTACAAGCAACAATGGGAGAACTGTGGAGTTTCCAGACCATGCAACAGTTGCTAGGGAGCACTATGATCAACGTGTTGAAATGGTTTCTGAGCAAGGAGCTGCAGATGACATAATGGAAATTGCTGAACTGATGGCAAAGAATCAGTATGAACGGTGTCTTCCTGATACTGAAATTGATAAACAGCTGGCAGAAACCAATAACACCAAAATTCATCAGAGGGTGGATCTTAATAAAGTATATGAAAATGAAGAGATGATCCTGTTTCAAGAGACCCCAGATAAACTGGAAGCTCAAGCTAAAAATGGAAGAATTGGCAAGTTTGTAAGAGGCGATAATGTGGGATCCAGCAAGCAAAAGCCAGTGGATTATTTCTCTCCTATAGACCGAAACCAGTACAAGATGAGCCAGTTGGAACAAAGTTACCCCCCTGCAGGCTTTAGACCTTTTCCTCTATGTGGAGAGAAGCCATTGAATGGAGTCCAATTTTCTGCCACCAATTCCATCAGGCAAAACAGTGCTCAAAATTGCCAGCAGGTAAGGAACATGACTGGGCAAAGGTCCTCTCATGCTAATGTGCAGGCATTGGGAGTTTGTAACGCATGCCAGAGTACTCCACAGCAGAATAAAGAAGTAGCTCACCCATGGTCATCCATGATACCGAGTAGCATGTCCTATGTGCACAGCATCCCTCAAAAGTGTGCAGATCAGGTTGCAAGGTTAGATGTGCTTTCACATTGCCCCAGCAGTCTACCTAAGGGAAATATGAGCCGAAATGATGACTGGAACTTCTTGAATCTGGCTTCAAACTATGAGAAGCATTGTAGGAAGTTTGATTCTGAAACGCTTAGAAGGACACATACAGATTACTCATTTTCTTGCAAGCATAATGGGACAGGGCCGTTAGATCTGTATTCGAATGAAACAATACCAGCCATGCATTTACTCAGTCTTATGGATGCAGGGTTACAGTCAGGGGCATCAGTTGATGTTGATGGAAACCAAAGATTTGTTAAGAAAACTTCTTTTGTTCCTGGTCATCGTCCTAAGGAGTTTTCAAGCATGCCATCAGGGGGATATAGAACCAATTCAATGAAACATCTATCATTTGATTGCTACAGTAAAAACCACCTACCTGAGAGTTTCTGTGAGTGTATGTCAGCCACTCCAGCAGTCAGTCCTTCTACTTCATTCCAGCATGGTAAAAGTTTCAAGAAAGCACCTGATTTTGTGGGTCAAATTTCACTGAAGTCTcgagaaaaagagaaaaacaaaTGCTCAGACTCGCAGAGGCAGAGTAAAAACCACAGATCACAAAAAACTTCATCTTCAAATAGTGGCTTAAACACAACTTGTGGATCTATTCCTGTTCATAGTCTGCCAAAATTGGCGCTTGGAACTACAGATTTTCCGATGTTCCCCATGACATTTCATCCAAAGGAGAGTGCAACAAAACAGAAGCATAAAGCTCATTCTATGAGCGGCACTCTCTTCCATCCAAAAAGTGGTTCAGAGACTGGTATCTGCCGCATTAATAGAAACCCTGCTGATTTTACTGTGCCTGAAGCTGGAAATAAGTACATGATTGGTGGTGAAGACCTTAAATTTGGAAGGGAAAAAGCTCCGTCATCTGGATTGGTAAAATTGGTTGGGCACAAGCGTGAGAGGAAGCATGCAGTTAGGAAAGAGCATTCACGAAATCGAGCTTCGTGA